One genomic region from Nilaparvata lugens isolate BPH chromosome 3, ASM1435652v1, whole genome shotgun sequence encodes:
- the LOC111048865 gene encoding seipin isoform X1 yields MFQFFSILFSLLNRSKRTVLFVLRIQLSLFKMFIPGFIKRRVERYKHKTAEGAQLIWDNFFKGGLFALFGAFILWLSIFLYISFYYYYMPSVSHTRQVNLKFKSNVDTTRTSWPTAHVQLTKLQNILMVGQSYRIFLKLEMPESPANVKLGMFMVCADLADKDGVMVSNSCRSTMLHYRSQLLSILTTLTLSPFMVLGSSEEKQTIMLELYSHFEEDKNHPVTDVYLEIQALEIEFYSATLHIQAHLTGLRYLMFHWPLLSAALGVSSNLFFITFIAAVSWWHIYAPRDQYGNQMFFAGFGTQLFMGDLDYQPEDEYDYDELRTDESGSSRSKSQAQEKTPKFEERKTSRSMIMELRRATDE; encoded by the exons atgtttcaatttttttcaattttattttcgcTACTTAATCGTTCCAAACGAACTGTATTATTTGTGCTAAGAATTCAATTATCACTCTTTAAAATGTTTATTCCAGGATTTATAAAACGTCGTGTTGAACGTTATAAACATAAAACGGCAGAAGGAGCTCAATTGATTTgggataatttttttaaaggtGGATTGTTTGCTCTGTTTGGAGCTTTTATTTTATggttgtcaatatttttatatatttcgtTCTACTATTATTACATGCCTTCAGTTTCACACACTCGACAAGTCAACTTAAAATTTAA GTCGAATGTTGATACAACACGAACGAGTTGGCCCACCGCACATGTACAATTAACAAAACTCCAAAATATTCTGATGGTCGGTCAAAGCTACAGGATATTCCTCAAACTAGAAATGCCTGAATCTCCAGCTAATGTTAAACTGG GAATGTTTATGGTATGTGCGGATCTGGCTGACAAGGATGGTGTAATGGTTTCCAATTCATGTCGCTCGACAATGCTCCATTACCGAAGCCAGTTACTATCCATTCTGACAACATTGACTCTTTCTCCTTTCATGGTGCTCGGTAGTTCTGAggaaaaacaaacaattatgTTGGAATTGTACTCCCACTTTGAAGAAGACAAG AATCACCCTGTCACCGATGTCTACTTGGAAATACAAGCTCTTGAAATCGAGTTCTACTCAGCCACATTGCACATCCAGGCCCATTTAACTGGTTTGCGCTATCTCATGTTTCACTGGCCTCTACTTTCGGCTGCGTTAGGCGTGTCATCGAACCTCTTTTTCATAACATTTATTGCTGCTGTCTCTTGGTGGCACATCTATGCACCTCGTGACCAGTATG GAAATCAAATGTTCTTCGCTGGATTTGGAACTCAATTATTCATGGGAGATTTGGATTATCAACCTGAAG aTGAGTACGATTATGATGAATTGAGAACTGATGAGAGTGGATCCAGTAGAAGTAAATCACAAGCACAAGAAAAAACTCCAAAATTTGAAGAAAGGAAGACTAGTCGGTCTATGATAATGGAACTCAGAAGAGCAACGGACGAATAA
- the LOC111048865 gene encoding seipin isoform X2 encodes MISIQLNKLLVTTGCCWSNVDTTRTSWPTAHVQLTKLQNILMVGQSYRIFLKLEMPESPANVKLGMFMVCADLADKDGVMVSNSCRSTMLHYRSQLLSILTTLTLSPFMVLGSSEEKQTIMLELYSHFEEDKNHPVTDVYLEIQALEIEFYSATLHIQAHLTGLRYLMFHWPLLSAALGVSSNLFFITFIAAVSWWHIYAPRDQYGNQMFFAGFGTQLFMGDLDYQPEDEYDYDELRTDESGSSRSKSQAQEKTPKFEERKTSRSMIMELRRATDE; translated from the exons ATGATTTCTATTCAATTGAATAAGTTGTTGGTGACAACTGGTTGTTGTTG GTCGAATGTTGATACAACACGAACGAGTTGGCCCACCGCACATGTACAATTAACAAAACTCCAAAATATTCTGATGGTCGGTCAAAGCTACAGGATATTCCTCAAACTAGAAATGCCTGAATCTCCAGCTAATGTTAAACTGG GAATGTTTATGGTATGTGCGGATCTGGCTGACAAGGATGGTGTAATGGTTTCCAATTCATGTCGCTCGACAATGCTCCATTACCGAAGCCAGTTACTATCCATTCTGACAACATTGACTCTTTCTCCTTTCATGGTGCTCGGTAGTTCTGAggaaaaacaaacaattatgTTGGAATTGTACTCCCACTTTGAAGAAGACAAG AATCACCCTGTCACCGATGTCTACTTGGAAATACAAGCTCTTGAAATCGAGTTCTACTCAGCCACATTGCACATCCAGGCCCATTTAACTGGTTTGCGCTATCTCATGTTTCACTGGCCTCTACTTTCGGCTGCGTTAGGCGTGTCATCGAACCTCTTTTTCATAACATTTATTGCTGCTGTCTCTTGGTGGCACATCTATGCACCTCGTGACCAGTATG GAAATCAAATGTTCTTCGCTGGATTTGGAACTCAATTATTCATGGGAGATTTGGATTATCAACCTGAAG aTGAGTACGATTATGATGAATTGAGAACTGATGAGAGTGGATCCAGTAGAAGTAAATCACAAGCACAAGAAAAAACTCCAAAATTTGAAGAAAGGAAGACTAGTCGGTCTATGATAATGGAACTCAGAAGAGCAACGGACGAATAA